From Triticum urartu cultivar G1812 chromosome 2, Tu2.1, whole genome shotgun sequence, a single genomic window includes:
- the LOC125540697 gene encoding dirigent protein 11-like, producing MASGAQAAKMVALSMMLAILLATTADSNPQPDRTCSVECACAEQCSRQYPRVDDDPPFKITPVCTHRTEHEFYARLYLHHSFQGKYRNQQDVLSSELKNDFGSLIVNDWVITDSPGRDTKVVAHAKGIHIQAGMDTEDYYVSFNMVFDDGRFKGSTLQVMGTVVAEGEWAILGGTGEFALARGVIYKTYSKYINQVGDVIELDIHCLYTAMERSKGTYWALEA from the exons ATGGCTTCCGGTGCTCAAGCCGCGAAGATGGTGGCACTGAGCATGATGCTGGCCATCCTGCTCGCCACCACGGCCGACTCCAATCCCCAGCCAGACCGCACCTGCTCCGTGGAGTGCGCCTGCGCCGAGCAGTGCAGCCGCCAGTACCCTCGCGTCGACGACGACCCACCTTTCAAGATCACTCCTGTCTGCACACACCGCACGGAGCACGAGTTCTACGCTCGCCTCTACCTGCACCATAGTTTTCAAGGGAAATATAGGAACCAACAAGACGTATTGAGTAGTGAGTTGAAAAATGACTTTGGATCCTTGATTGTTAATGATTGGGTCATCACGGACTCACCTGGCCGTGACACCAAGGTTGTGGCTCACGCAAAGGGCATCCATATCCAGGCCGGAATGGACACCGAAGACTACTATGTTTCTTTCAACATGGTGTTCGATGATGGCAG GTTTAAAGGGTCCACGCTTCAAGTCATGGGAACCGTTGTCGCAGAAGGTGAATGGGCTATTCTGGGTGGAACAGGAGAATTTGCATTAGCTCGTGGAGTTATTTATAAAACCTACTCGAAATACATTAATCAAGTGGGTGATGTGATTGAACTTGACATTCATTGTCTTTACACTGCTATGGAAAGGTCAAAG GGTACTTATTGggcattggaggcatga
- the LOC125540696 gene encoding uncharacterized protein LOC125540696: MKKIIAIAGMMLATVFIAGAQQEAGGCIVETSDVPGASNPCICSQNCACAVKCILNAGDGADDVQTCFVECVLKNGCGDCPGPWTRPLPTTLYKTLRLKLTRPKASKTPQGRETLHVFFDVEPRGMDTPVIEVYLNMPGGKELSDKSEHHLHTFLATPNDKGVIRDIRDVLWKIGADGDETVEVLFVPKAWGEMVTITSVKIK, translated from the coding sequence ATGAAGAAGATAATTGCCATCGCCGGCATGATGCTGGCTACTGTGTTCATTGCGGGGGCCCAGCAAGAGGCGGGAGGCTGCATTGTGGAGACATCCGACGTTCCCGGTGCCTCGAATCCCTGCATCTGCTCCCAGAACTGCGCCTGCGCCGTTAAGTGCATCCTGAATGCCGGCGACGGCGCGGATGACGTCCAGACCTGCTTCGTCGAGTGTGTGCTGAAGAATGGCTGCGGAGACTGCCCAGGACCCTGGACAAGACCCCTCCCGACCACCTTGTACAAGACCCTGAGGCTGAAGCTGACGAGGCCTAAGGCCTCGAAGACACCTCAAGGGCGGGAGACGCTTCACGTCTTCTTCGACGTGGAGCCCCGCGGCATGGACACGCCCGTGATTGAGGTGTACTTGAATATGCCCGGGGGAAAAGAGTTGAGTGACAAGTCCGAGCACCACCTGCATACCTTCCTTGCGACGCCAAACGACAAGGGGGTAATCAGGGACATACGCGACGTGCTGTGGAAAATCGGAGCGGACGGCGACGAGACGGTTGAGGTGTTGTTCGTGCCCAAGGCCTGGGGAGAAATGGTTACTATAACCAGTGTCAAGATCAAGTAG